Within Plectropomus leopardus isolate mb chromosome 23, YSFRI_Pleo_2.0, whole genome shotgun sequence, the genomic segment GGGAGGGAGGGGTGCTGGAGCAGCTCACCCCTGAGCAGTGCAAGTACCAGGAGGtgaggagagaaggaagaagCTAACGTACTGAGGAGACGTCAATGATGCGAGGAGATGCAGGATCAAGTTTTAAATCACATCTTAAAGtaataatgtgatatttttatataaattaagGTCCGCTCTGCCTCACTGCATCACTCACTGCTGTAATATAATATCGATTCACTCCATTCCCAGCTCATGAAAGCTTTTACAGTCACTGCTCTGACTTTACCACATCAAGCAGGAGtttccaacagaaaaaaagaatcattttaAGCGCAGTAAGTGATAGACATGCGACGCATTTACAaggaatattttaaatgatggtgcattttttgataaaccaacaaggggaaaaacatcaacaaagagAACCTGATTTTTCTTGATTCTTTGcatatttctgtttaaaatggGTTTCATCACATTAGTGTTTTAAGCTTgaagatgatgtttttttcccggCCAGAGTATGTTCGAGGTTTTGACATCTGAGGCCTCTTACCTTCGTTCCCTGCGAGTTCTGACCGAACACTTCCTGGACAGCCGTGAGCTGGAGGAGACGATAATCATCAGAGACAAGAAAACCCTCTTCTCCAACATCCTGAGGGTCCGCGAGGTCAGCGAGAGGTGAGAGATGGCAGGATGAAGGGAgataaaagaaaagggaaatagGTGATTTATGACATGAACTACCACAAGGTCACTCGGGACAAAGATACCAAGAGATAAGGAAGGAAAAGATGTCATGAGTCATTTCCTGAACTGAGGCTAGGCGATGGTCAATGAAAGTATTTTGAGTCTTTGTCTTCATAATTCAAAAAGCGGATATGATTTTGATAAACTCTTTGTTGTTTGCCTGCAGGTTTTTGAAGGACCTGGAGGACCGCATATTCAAGGACCTGGTCTTCCCTGACATCTGTGACATTATCCACTACCACGCCCAGCACAACTTTCCTGCCTACATCGACTACGTCCGCAACCAGATCTACCAGGAGAAGACCTACACTTCGCTCCTGTGAGGAATTCtctaaaattgtcatttttttctactaaTATCAGATTTCTgggaatttggaaaaaaaacctgcgAAATAAACGTGTCTACTGTCATATGTTGTTCAATTAATTTTCATCCTCCCTCTAACGAATCTTACAGCTGCATGcaggtgtttatgtgtgcatttatgtgcGTCTACAGGAAGAACAACGCGCAGTTTGCTGCTGTAATCACTCGCCTACAAGAGTCGCCTCAGTGCCAGCGGCTGCCCTTTATGTCCTTCTTGCTGCTGCCCTTCCAGCGAATAACACGCATCAAAATGCTCATTGAGGTGAGAAACACTGCAGGAACACTTCTTAAATCTTGCAGGAACATATTTATACACAAATCATGTGTATATACTAATGTTGGAAAACGGCATCAGTGAAAGAGTCATTCCTGCACACTGTATTTGATTTttgtaggttaaaaaaatcactaatcAGATTGTGGTTTTGAGTCAGACTGCAGGTGTTTTTCTGCCcctgagaggaaaaaagttCAGGAGATCTGTGTCATAGTTATGTCACGGGTATGTGACAACAGTGCAGTTAGCCTTTGCCACCTTTCAATTAAGTGTCTGAATGGATCGCCACAGTACATTTGGTAGAATTGACCCTTCTCTTTTCCCGCCTCAAGCCGTTGAAAGGCATAGTGTGTTTGTCACGGTGTGTGGCTTTGCAGAATGTATGTAATAATCGTCCCCACTCCCCCGTCACTGCCTGTTGACCTATGAGCAAACACACCTTGTCTCAACTTCACAACCTTGTTTGCATGTAGATGGAAAAAATGCATCCTGCCGATGCAGTTTGTCCATAGCAGAAATAGCAAGTGGTTGTTTGTCGTTTCAGAACATCCTGAAGCGAACAAAGGAGAAGACGAATGAGGAGCACACGGCGTCCAAGGCTTTGGCTTCGGTGTCGAAGGTAAACGCCTCTCACTCTTCACCCTCTTTTCTGCCTTCAAATCCATATCATTTGACTCCCGAGTGCTTCGCATGCCTCTGGATATTTGACGTCAGCCATTGTCTGAGTGAAGGATTTCCTATTGAGTGAGCTCTGCAGTGACAGTGAGTCATACGTGTCACTGAGGACAAAGGCAGTGTGAGACAGAGTTTTCTCAAATAGGGAGACATTTGTCAAAGGAACTAACCTGATACTCCCAATGTCATGAAGCCAGTTTTACTGACAGCTGAAGGGAATGTGAGGTTTGTAAgtttggagagaaaaataatctgcTATCTGCCGGCGGCAGCGAAACAGGCAGCAATGTATCTGCAATTTACATCCACtgaaagggcttttttttttccaagcgTCAAACAACATTATAagaaggatccctacagagacagaacaTTAGTTAGAGAGTAAGAtcctttaaccctttttaaCTAGGAACAGTTACAAAATCACCATTGCCACTtcaaccagactccatttaaaaaaacagtaattttatcatcggAAAACACTTaatcaacagaaacaaaactccCAATAATcatcttggtttgtctttccaaTGTTctaacaatcaccaactctggtttggttgtaataaacccttaattcgcccagttaaatgtgaaaatatgctgtctAATTTagcgttttattttttttattaattgtgaAAGTGGTGATGGTGATTTCGGGACTGTTTCTGTATAAACAAAGAGGATccttatttcacaaaaatgtctcacTTTAGGAATCTTTTTCatatgttgtcagacacttagaacatcagtctgagcctgtcagtcacgaaaaaaacagcacttttagtggacgtaaatAGGGTTGCAGCATTATACTAGTTTTAAGGTAAACCGTGATATGATGATTACTGTACCGTGTACATTTGCTTGTTTACGCTAGTTTTTAAAAAcgcatttattttagttattttcaaaagggagacatTTTATAATActtcaattaaaataaagcagtttcaggttTTAATTATAGATATAAATCATTTATCAAACCAAAACTAACCCTTcagttttcattcctttaagggtcattctgactgataataattctgtgataCCGTgaaactgtgatgttttctgagacagttatcATACCATGAAAAACTCAAACTGTTGCAACCCCAGgtgtgaactttttttcttctctcataATCACACACAGATCATTGATGAGTGCAACACTCAAGTGgggaaaatgagacagatggaaGAGCTGATCCATGTTTCTCAAACGCTGGAGTTTGACAAGCTCAAGgtaaactcaaacacaaacgATAAATGCACGCTTGAGCTTCCTGCACATTGATTTCGAAGAAAGAGCTAAATGTTCTTACCTTTGCTCGTGTCTTCTCCAGGCCATCCCCATCATCTCCCAGACGCGGTTCCTGGAAAAGAAGGGAGAGCTGCAGGAAATGTCCAAAGGAGGAACTCTCTTCAACATGAGGGCAAAGTTCACCCCTGTctatctcttcctcttcaacGACCTGCTCATCATCGCAGCCAAGAAAGGGTGAGGCTGCTCCTGGAGGAAAATATTACACCAAACTCCCTTAAAGAAATATGACATTAACAATTcatgtctgcaaaaaaacacaagatacaAAGAGTCATGTGCCGACAGTATTCTTGTCAGGCATCAATTTAAGTCATGaagataaactgtatttgtgtcCAAATTTTACTTATTGATTTGGTCACCCCAACTTGCAACCAACCTCTGTTTTGTTCCCTTTATTGAGTTACAGTATTGAGCCAAGACTAAAAACGAAGGAATATATTAAGCATGTTTGACTTTGTCAGACAAGACgagaaaaaaactgactgagACAGACGGGCGATGTTTTACGACCACCTTACACCAACCAAGGTGAAACTCTCAAGAGTTTTATTCAGACATTGGGAATTTGTCTGCCACAATGAAATTGCTTGAAAATATTGGTCGGAATTGGTCTTAATTAATTTGAGGGCTGAATTTCTCATAATGTGTCTTTATCTGTGGACCTTGATACATTTCAGCCAAATTTCTCTATGATTTCTGCCGGAGTCAAGTTGTGCCAAACACATCATGATGACCTACATAAAACAATGTGTGTCAACCATCAGCCCCAATACACTGTGCCATGCAGAATTAAGCATTTTTGCTTATAATTTATGAGGCAGAGCTGAATCAACAGTGCACCCAACGGTCAACAACTACACAACTGCCAGTAAAGTAGAAGTAAACAAAATACCACTGTAATTTAAGTAAGCTGAGGTTGCCTCAGGATATGTGCGTTGTATTTTACATTCACGATCATAAATTCTGGTTTATTATGATCCTTGTTGACAATAATGGCTTTAAAAGTTACGAGAGGGTGATACTGGTCTATAGATTCATCTATGCCTCACATTTTGACTGTGTAAGTGAGAGTGCAGCCTGTCCCCTTGGAAGCTATACTAAGAAAATCTCTCCACCTGCCTCTTTTTACAAGCTGTCATAATGCCACTGAAACCATGGAAAATGTGACCACTGACCACAAAAGCAATTGTGACTCATCAACAGTGTATCATCACAAGTGAAACGACTCCAAACTTCCTCAAATGTGGCAGGAAGTAGCGTTTGAAGAAAACTAAGGGGAAGAGATGAGCAGATTTCAAAAATTGCCGTTGTTGCCACATAAAGAGCAGATGAAACAACAGCATAGAAAATGCATGTTATACTGTACAAAACAACTCACCCTCTTTCTTCTCGGACAGTGCGGAGCGTTTTGTGGTACTCGACCACGCCCATCGCTCTCTGGTGCAGGTGCAGCCAATAGATGAAAGCGGGGGCAGCAGCGGCGGCCCGTACGAGCACTGCTTCAACCTCACTCTGCTGGAAAACCACCAGGGACGCATGATGGAGAGGCTGTTCAAAGCTCCCTCCCAGTGAGTATCTCTAAGAATCAAAGAGCAGTAAATCTATCTGTGTAGTCTACATGGACAATAAGATACAAACGCTACAGGataatcacataaaaatatcaacaaaggGGCTTTACATATGATTTAGGCATTCTCGATCCACGATTTTGAGtgatttttctaattttgcgctgcaacaaaaaagatgaaacattCAACAAGGCTTCACAGGCCAagtgtgaaatgttttcagaacattttgatGAATGTCCCCAATATGAGACcctattttattctttttacatAAACTAAGTGTTTCTGTCAACAGGTCAGACATGCACAGGTGGATGGCAGCTTTCCCGAACCCCGCCAACCCTGACAGAGACGATGATGAAGTGATTTATGAGGACTGGGGTGAGGACGCACACGATGcactcaaaataaaacttcactTTGTGGTTGTCATATGTTTCATACTCAAAGTAGGGGTGGGAGATATACTGATAATATTCAATGTGtcatggcttttttaaaaatgtagtttagaggagatttcaaaatattgcgATATAGCCTGAAAGTAAGGCAATATTATTAATAGGCCTTATTGCCCAGCCCTTATCTAAAGTTTTTATGGTTGTATGTGTCTCAGATTGTCCTCAGGTGCAGTGCGTGGAGCAGTACATCGCCCAGCAGGCAGACGAGCTCACCCTGGATCCCACTGAGATCATCAACGTCATCCGCAAAACCAATGAGGGTAAGAACACAGAGGGGAACCCGGACCAAAgttttttcttgttcatttaTCAGACTGTCACAGAGACAAACTGgaagttaaatgtaaaaaaaaaaaggtcagaaagGATGATCAAATACACGCACCGTAAACATTTCCCCTTTTTCAGAACACAAATCCGCAACCGAAACTACTCAAAAGTGATCTGAATCTGACAAATTCATTTTCCCACTCCGTCTATATTTGGCTTTCTCACTGTCTTTGGATCTAAGCAGGTTTCAAATGTGGAACAGCGCTGAAATGACTCTGTATCATTATGCCCCATCCTTTGACTCTGCTTGTTTAAACACCCCTGTCCTCATAACTGCCTCAATCCTCAACCCTCTCACCTTAGCagtttattgatttgttttgacttttttgcatgAACGATACAGAAACCTCCAATCGTCCCGTTTGTTCTCCCTCcgcccctcctctcctcccacttCTCCTTCCTCTTAGGCTTTTATGAAGGCATCCGCCTGTCTGACGGTCAGAAGGGCTGGTTCCCCGTAGGAAACGTCATAGAGATCACCAACGAGCACGTGCGGCGGCGAAACCTCAGAGAGCGCTACAGAGTCATGCAGGCTGCCAGCATGGTCGCCAACAGCAAGGCCAACACCGTTCATTAGGATCGCCGAATCAAGGATGTTTACATTAAATCGTTTTTAAAAGACTACAGAAGTGAACTCTGTACAAAGACTATTCATGGAGTTTATTAGCTGAAGTGTCACTTTCTATCaagcaggaaatgaaaaataaaaggagaaGGTGACGATCATGAGGCATCAGAACAAACATGCAATCATCTCCTTATTTATCCTACTGGAGTACGGAGTGTGCACTCACAGCTGGGAGCTCGAGGTAGAGCATTTATGACTGGCACTGACAGAAACGATGTgaatgtgcatgcatgcattcaaAAACAGACAGCATGCCACAGTTGTAGAGCTCTTCTTAGCCCCGCGTTTACGTCTCCtctgcacaaactgaaactgcacACTTAACATGCCAATCATTCTAACCACTGCTGGACCAGATTGTACACATGTCAGAACTGCCAGACAGAAAAGGTTGCGTGTTCCTGTGAACGCCTCTGTCATATTTGTCACATGCACAAACAAGTTTGATCCCTTCATTGCTGCCATGCAACAACCTACAACAACCTATCCAGTGTCACTGAGGTGGCCAAGATTACAAGatatgacatgtttttatgGTGAAACAATCTCGTAAAAGAACCCTTTCCTGAAAATCAACAGAAATGTGTCTCATCACAAgagaaacatttaaagaaatctaatttaaaaaatccaaaagagGGAAAAGTCATGAGTCAGTGACAGCATTCGAGGAGCTGCATTTTGGTTTCAGTTCTGTCAATGAGGCGATACGGCAAATCACACTATGAGCTatcatgtctttgttgtttcagCTTTGACAGAAAGATCCTGTCACcagattaaccctttgcaacctggatCGACGgcacttttcttgttctgcatttagatgcctttcacaagtatttaaacctttgtacCCTGAGTAGATTGATTTGATGGGTTTGGTTACTTTGATAAGGCAAAGCAACTGGACAAGAAATGTCGTGCAAATTGCTAGAAATGAGGAGATTTATAcaattattttactgaattatttCTGACTAAAAATAGGTAGAAACGTCTGAAGAACTGTACACTATTTCATAATAATAtagttaaattattttacacaattattataatgataattcTGGGgctggaaaatatatttttttttttgtttttgttgctaattttcaggtcatttctgtgtgctttttaccattttcctcCTAATTTGTAgatcatttcttctgaagttcttcccatgtttttgaaacaagtCAAGCCAGTTTTCCAGGATTtcaaatggctaaaaaaaaaacaaaaaaaaaaacaaacatgatgcttactgatgtttttcatcaaaatatgcatgttttttttttttttttacctttttactgGCCTCCAAACAGCTCATGGCTCTGTCCAGCAGTCTACATGCTGTGGGTGCAGGTATTTGCTTTTCAATGACCAACAAAGATTTGATGGGTTATTGTGTGACTCCAGTAGAACTGACACTAAAGTCCGGCTCCCTGAACGCTGCCACTGACTCACGACCTTTCTTTCCTCCATATTTTCCTTCGATCTAATCAAAAAGTGCCTTTGACTAAAATCAAAACACAGGACTACTTCTATCAGGACCATCTCAAGCACAAGAGCTTTgaaaatgcatgtaaatgtgaGCTGAGCTGTACTGCCATTGTGAcgttagcttgttagcttgtGTCAGTAGCCATCGTGGAATAATACTGTAGCTCCCCCTGCAGCTTGTTGTTAGTGAAGACGGGATATATGTGGATAAGctgtaaatgtacaaaatgttgtaaataatgAGTGGGGGGGGGGATTACGTCCTTCAGAAACAGTAGTAGTGCTTTTAATAAAAACTTGTCTTTTTAGCTCGAGGCTCAACTGCTGATTTTTTATTGAACACCGATACATGTAgtcagaaaaaagcaaaacttaaacattgtttttaaactgaaaacagattCTTATTCTggagaaaaatgttgtttttggaagGCAGACTTTGGTCAAAGTAACTTTTAGAGAAACCAAAGCAAAAGAAGCTCAACTAGTTTCCAAAATGAGAGCAGGgtagtaaaaaaaagtccctgaATAACTCACCCAGGGACAAGAAGACTCTCAGGTTTAAGACAATCACTGCACGACATCCAGCGCTTCCATCTCTCCGAGGCTCAGGAGCACGTTCACGGCATCTTCCTCTGACTCTGACAGCATCTGTTCCTTCACTTCTGGAAAATCTCCAGCGGCGCTCGATCTGCACTTTGAGTTTGAGGAAGGTGAAGACTGAACTGGCAGACGACCACCTGCGCTTCTTccatccaaaaatccaaaatccccCAAGTCTTGCCTTCCTTTTGTCCTGGCACGACAAAAGTCAATGTATCCAATATTGTTTTGGGCACAAGCGTGAGTTATTGATGCAGGCAAGGTCTCGAAACTTTGTTGGCTTTCAGTGCTTATTGACGAGTCCTCATGACACTGGTATGGCACAGCATCAGAAAGTGTTACTGCTGATTTATCGTGGTTTTGGCCCCAGATTTTGTCCTCCTCCATCAGGCTGAAGCGACTCATGAGGGTGTTGGCTGCCTCGAGCTCTGAATCCGACCAGCATCTTCCCTGCTGCACCTGATTTTGTAAACTGGCCTCACGCTGATGCTGCACATCACTCCAGAAGGACTCACATACTCTCTCAGCTGGATCCATGGGTTCAGAGTGAAGGAACAAGATAGGGTTCAAGTCCGTAGGTGGAGCACCGAGGCTCTCGTCGCTCTGTAGAGGCTCTTGGTGGTGCAGTTTCAGGAGGTGAGTGAGGGCCTGGTCCTCCTCCTGGGTGAGCTGGAGGATGACCCGGTTTGGGTGTGCTGCAACGTGGAGGGTATTTATTCTAAAGGTGAGGCTTCCCAGATCCCTGGTGGGGTGTGATGCTGATCTGAACAGGTCTGGACGGGCTGGTGGAGCCAGGCAGGCAGACATAACTGGTGGAGGAGTGTTGAGCTGGAAGCAATCGAAAACCTGAGGGTGGAACGAGgatttaatgaaaaaacagaacaaaatggaTCTGCATGTGCAAGTGTGTGGTTGTGAGACTCTGCCTTCTgcctgtacattttttattttctgtgctctgGACGTCTATGGGCATGTAGCCCCACAGCGCTCAAGTGAGGtcaggctttataaaaaggtgcCGACCAAGTGCCAGACCATAATTAGCAGGCATTTGAGAGACacagtagtaaaaaaaaaaacgtggatATAGCTAGACAAAACACCAAACGAGAGTGAATTAGAGGttggtttttactttcactttggCTGTGTGTTGTCAAACAGTAAccgacaatcctgcatagtataaaaacacacaacaaatttGAACATTAGTGCCTTAGAGTAACTGTCATTATCTGATACTAGGATTTTATTTAGGAAAGCATTCAGGATGTACCTATCAAATAATATTTGCTGAAGTCTAAAAGGAAGATTAAATTTAGAGTTgtccaaaaataagaaaacacacaaaaatgtaaaaaaaaatgagcataattCATAACATGATATTTGAAGTTTAAACTGCTCTAGTTTGCAATAATTACTtctacatgaaaacattttttattatttctgtacacctttttgcatattttgccaTCTTCTTTGTAATTCTGCACTTTTTCTGTGTTACTCTCCAGTTCATTtgaattaatttgttaatttcttcACAATATACCAACATCACAGGTTTTTGTGGTACTTTTCTGTGATATGAAAATGGTATATGTGATGCTATGTCTTCACTGTCAAAACAAACTGCCTCTCCTTTTGCCCTCGGTCTCAATTTCCTCCCAGCCCCCTGGTTGGGGTCTAAGCTCTGTTTGACAGGATGATCCGATCTTATTAAAAGTCCTCTTCTCTCTGAGCCCCTCTATAAGCTCTACTCTCTACAATCACCACCGACCAAAGagcacagaggagcagagagcatTAGGACCCCCTCATCACCTCAAACTGTCCTCAATACATTCTCACAGTCTGAGGTTGTTTCAATAAACGTTTGATTTAAGAAATGCTTGTGTCACATTCTTAAAAATCATACTTGACAGTGTATTGTCACCACTGTTGCTGTTAGTAGGAGTGCAAAATGCCAGTCCACTCAGGGTCTCAATTCAAATTTTTACCTTCCTGGGCCCAGTTGTTCAAGAAATTCAATCTGGATCAGAATGACCTGGATTTGGAAATCCCACGTTTTGTGATCAAGGATTAGCTAATccattttattgcatttctgcagggttttttttaaagcagtattGGATTGGATTAACCTGATACagatatacaatatatatatatatattgcctctatatatatatatatatatttatgggcaatttaatatgtttattgcATTTTGATACTGAAAATCCACTCTGAATCCACTCTTCTGCTGGATCAGGTTTAATCCCGATTTCTTAGATCAAAGGTATCCTAAACCTACTAAAACATGACTGATCCTGATCTGTGATCTAATCTTATatcagaattttttattttgaatcacccattttcaaagattttatcCAATCCCATACCTGAAATCTGATCAGATACTTTCTGTACAACTGTAACAAGGTATCCAACTtgatgttgcttttaaaaagcagaacaaaagtTAAACGTTTCAGCAGATCCTGGACAGGGTTCCTACTTTTTTAGGCAAGTgggattttaaaactttttagggcttttttttgaaatgccaaccagaataaaatgtaagaacattttttacaaaaaacaatacttaagaaaaaaaacccattaaaacctACATCAACAAGGACAATTTTGCCCTAATAATTATTGTAACATAAAGCATGACTTTGGGTTTGATTTATTGACATAATGTGAAAGacaatcatttttgtttttgattttgtttgttctttttttaaataaaggaaccatttatttttcaagattttaaaatgcaatgccAGACCAacaccaattaaggccttatttttatatgaatgaattcaatgccatttaagtatttttaaggATCCTTGGGAACCCTGATGGCAGAACATGGTTTTCCAAATCTTGGATAATAGTGATGcagattaaatattttgaaCAACTGGGTCCGTGGATCCTGAACCAAAGTGTCTCTGAAAACACATCTCGTTTTCTAAATAAGTATGtgggtgtgtttctgtgttgtctATCAAAAAACATTAATCCCAACCAGTTTTTAGAAGTAGGACTATAAAGTCACTTACCAAGTCACTCACTATGTTGGGGGACCCTCCTCCCACAGACCATGGTGGGGTCAGTGTAGAAAAACTCTGTTGGGATGATGGGGGGGACTGCAGAGAGGACAGTGAGCTGTAAACTGAGATGAAGCTTTCAAACTGATTTGGTGAAACAAACTCACCAGTTTGGCTGTTAAAGTCCGTGTGATGGTGTGGAAAGCCTGCAGCCATGTACAGAGGCAGGAAGAGGGGTGGTGCAGGGTCCTGTTGGAGTACGGAGGCAGGGTGGACCGCCTGGACCTCTGTTTGAGGAGAGACATGGGGACACGTTTGACAACTTTTGTCGACAAAGTGAATTATGTGGAAAGCCGAGCCAATGTGACAGAAAACTCAACGACACAATGTCCTTCATTGTAGCTCATGTTGACTTTTCTGTTCAATTACGCAGCTCGAGTCAAGAGAGGCAATGAACCAGCGACTTCacatgctgtcaaaataaaggaaaaagtcaaaaattaaaGAGCTGCGTCAACGTTTAtgctagcagctaacagctaGCGCCCCCTGCTGGATGACTGAGAGACCCCGTTCATTTGACTGCTTGTCATTtgtgaaacaaataaagatttgatatttttgtttttacccaaaAGACAGTCACACTTTATGTCGCAGGTGGTGCCATTAGTTGCAATTAGTTACCAGGTTGAAACGTAAAAACATTTAGTAAATTTGgtctcaattttttttacaaatcctGATCAAGATTTCCAAATTTGTGTGTTGTGGAcagatattcattttttttttatttgtataaattaAATTGTGTTCATTGGATGCTCAGTAAATATGAAATGTCCAAGTTAGTTTTATTTATGGCACAGATTTGTTTTGTCCCCCcctaaaataattcaattttaaagtataacaggacagga encodes:
- the LOC121962424 gene encoding uncharacterized protein LOC121962424 — encoded protein: MSLLKQRSRRSTLPPYSNRTLHHPSSCLCTWLQAFHTITRTLTAKLSPPSSQQSFSTLTPPWSVGGGSPNIVSDLVFDCFQLNTPPPVMSACLAPPARPDLFRSASHPTRDLGSLTFRINTLHVAAHPNRVILQLTQEEDQALTHLLKLHHQEPLQSDESLGAPPTDLNPILFLHSEPMDPAERVCESFWSDVQHQREASLQNQVQQGRCWSDSELEAANTLMSRFSLMEEDKIWGQNHDKSAVTLSDAVPYQCHEDSSISTESQQSFETLPASITHACAQNNIGYIDFCRARTKGRQDLGDFGFLDGRSAGGRLPVQSSPSSNSKCRSSAAGDFPEVKEQMLSESEEDAVNVLLSLGEMEALDVVQ